A single genomic interval of Paracoccus contaminans harbors:
- a CDS encoding glycosyltransferase: MPPSPIRIAILLAARNGAPFIAAQLASLAGQEYRHWRLVVSDDGSTDGTAEAVTRFALEHPGRDISLIDGPRAGATRNFLSLIGAVQPGEGFAFCDQDDVWLSDRLSRGVRALGGLDGPALHVTRTTICDQTLRPLCPAPLYRRAPSFRNALVQACTPGNTMLVNPQGAALLAAGAPAAAAASVISHDWWSYQMIAGAGGQVIRDPAQTVLYRQHPGNVMGRNDTARAMLARLQGLGRGDYGGWLRANAHALSGAAELLTGENRALLRRFGAALGMGGRAWRPSSCASAFIARPAWERRRCWPLRPPDALGAGRGRDRGARRLAARLKARAFAQEADRCGKRAMPFRRPPPPDCAAKGSAFILPAAPRLGPDHHGSSSGAIRPPPQ, encoded by the coding sequence ATGCCCCCCAGCCCCATTCGGATCGCCATCCTGCTTGCCGCGCGCAATGGCGCGCCCTTCATCGCGGCCCAGCTGGCCAGCCTGGCCGGGCAGGAGTATCGGCATTGGCGGCTGGTCGTTTCGGACGACGGATCCACTGACGGCACAGCCGAGGCGGTCACCCGCTTCGCGCTTGAACACCCCGGACGCGACATCAGCCTGATCGACGGGCCGCGGGCCGGTGCCACGCGCAATTTCCTGTCGCTGATTGGCGCCGTGCAGCCGGGCGAGGGGTTTGCCTTCTGCGATCAGGATGATGTCTGGCTGTCCGACCGCCTGTCGCGCGGGGTCCGGGCGCTGGGGGGGCTGGACGGCCCCGCCCTGCATGTCACGCGGACCACGATCTGCGACCAGACGCTGCGCCCGCTTTGCCCGGCGCCGCTGTATCGCAGGGCACCGTCCTTTCGCAATGCCCTGGTGCAGGCATGCACCCCCGGCAATACCATGCTGGTGAACCCGCAAGGGGCGGCGCTGCTTGCCGCCGGCGCCCCTGCGGCCGCGGCCGCCTCGGTCATCTCGCATGACTGGTGGAGCTATCAGATGATCGCCGGGGCGGGCGGGCAGGTCATCCGCGATCCCGCGCAGACGGTGCTTTATCGCCAGCATCCGGGCAACGTGATGGGCCGGAACGACACGGCCCGCGCCATGCTGGCCCGGCTGCAGGGGCTGGGGCGGGGCGATTACGGCGGATGGCTGCGGGCCAATGCCCATGCGCTGTCCGGCGCTGCGGAGCTGCTGACCGGGGAAAACCGGGCGCTGCTGCGCCGCTTTGGCGCCGCGCTGGGGATGGGGGGGCGAGCATGGCGGCCGAGTTCATGCGCCTCGGCCTTTATCGCCAGACCCGCATGGGAACGGCGGCGCTGCTGGCCGCTGCGGCCGCCGGACGCCTTAGGGGCGGGGCGGGGGCGAGATAGGGGCGCGAGGCGCCTTGCAGCGCGCCTGAAAGCCCGTGCCTTTGCCCAAGAGGCTGATCGTTGCGGCAAGAGGGCCATGCCATTCCGCCGACCGCCACCACCGGATTGTGCAGCAAAGGGATCGGCTTTCATCCTGCCGGCTGCGCCGCGGCTCGGGCCAGACCATCATGGCTCATCCTCAGGGGCAATCAGGCCGCCGCCCCAATGA
- the flgH gene encoding flagellar basal body L-ring protein FlgH: protein MKTTARHRAALTCCALLTATACGRVSEATRVPAMSEPHATREFQAMAEPVVEVPGRVRPDSVASLWTGEQMSLVSDRRARQRGDILTVVIEIDDKAEIQNSSGRSRSASDSVGIPQMIGIPQRADEVMPKGASFADLASAKGASTYKGSGNISRRDKVTLRVAATVIDKLPNGVLHIEGSQQVRVNYEVRDLTISGFVRPADISRENEVSYDRVAGARISYGGHGQISDVQQPRYGQQLADIVLPY from the coding sequence ATGAAGACCACTGCCCGCCACCGCGCCGCACTGACCTGCTGCGCCCTGCTGACCGCTACCGCCTGCGGGCGCGTGTCCGAAGCGACCCGCGTGCCCGCGATGAGCGAGCCGCACGCGACCCGCGAGTTCCAGGCGATGGCCGAGCCCGTGGTCGAGGTGCCCGGCCGCGTGCGCCCCGACAGCGTCGCCTCGCTATGGACGGGCGAGCAGATGTCTCTGGTCAGCGACCGGCGCGCCCGGCAGCGCGGCGACATCCTGACCGTCGTGATCGAGATCGACGACAAGGCCGAGATCCAGAACAGCTCGGGCCGCTCGCGCAGCGCCTCGGACAGCGTGGGCATCCCGCAGATGATCGGGATTCCCCAGCGCGCCGACGAGGTGATGCCCAAGGGGGCGAGCTTTGCCGATCTGGCATCGGCCAAGGGCGCCTCGACCTACAAGGGGTCGGGCAACATCTCGCGGCGCGACAAGGTCACGCTGCGCGTTGCGGCGACGGTCATCGACAAGCTGCCCAACGGCGTTCTGCATATCGAGGGCAGCCAGCAGGTGCGCGTCAATTACGAGGTGCGCGACCTGACCATCAGCGGCTTCGTGCGGCCCGCAGACATCAGCCGCGAAAACGAGGTTTCCTATGACCGTGTTGCGGGTGCCCGGATCAGCTATGGGGGCCATGGGCAGATCAGCGACGTGCAGCAGCCGCGCTATGGCCAGCAGCTTGCCGATATCGTGCTTCCATACTGA
- the flgA gene encoding flagellar basal body P-ring formation chaperone FlgA, which produces MHWLVLILALLPLSVAADEITAAQTLPAGTVLTEADLIVRTSAEAGLTPADAVGRQLRIAVYEGRPITRSQLAAPTLVARNQLVTLAYEHAALRIETEGRALGAGGEGDVIRVMNLSSRATLTARINADGSVSVAQR; this is translated from the coding sequence ATGCATTGGCTCGTCCTGATCCTGGCGCTGCTGCCGCTGTCCGTCGCCGCGGACGAGATCACGGCCGCGCAAACCCTGCCCGCCGGCACCGTGCTGACCGAGGCTGACCTGATCGTCCGCACCAGCGCCGAGGCTGGCCTGACGCCGGCCGACGCCGTGGGCAGGCAACTGCGCATCGCCGTCTATGAAGGCCGGCCCATCACTCGCAGCCAACTGGCCGCCCCGACCCTCGTGGCCCGCAACCAGCTGGTCACGCTTGCCTACGAACACGCCGCCCTGCGGATCGAGACCGAAGGCCGCGCGCTTGGCGCGGGCGGGGAAGGCGACGTGATCCGCGTCATGAACCTGAGCTCGCGGGCGACGCTGACCGCCCGCATCAACGCCGACGGCTCTGTATCCGTCGCCCAGCGCTGA
- the flgG gene encoding flagellar basal-body rod protein FlgG gives MRALQIAATGMAAQQTRVEVISQNLANMSTTGYNARRAEFADLAYQQVTRPGTIAAADGTMVPAGVQMGLGVRPTAVSITLAQGTLSATNGDLDLAIDGYGYLEVTLPSGSSAYTRDGGLKRSAEGQIVTSDGYPVVPGITIPPEARSVSISASGEVNAYFDGQVEPQNLGQITLASFVNEKGLEATGSNLFLETPASGAPMVGTPGEQGLGTLRQGYLEESAVDPVREISELIKAQRGYELNSKVITAVDQMLGATVQVR, from the coding sequence ATGAGAGCATTGCAGATCGCCGCAACGGGCATGGCCGCCCAGCAGACGCGGGTCGAGGTGATTTCACAGAACCTCGCGAACATGTCCACAACCGGCTATAACGCCCGCCGGGCGGAATTCGCGGATCTCGCCTATCAGCAGGTGACGCGCCCCGGCACCATCGCCGCCGCCGACGGAACCATGGTTCCCGCGGGTGTCCAGATGGGCCTGGGGGTGCGCCCGACCGCGGTGTCGATCACGCTGGCCCAGGGCACGCTCAGCGCCACGAACGGCGATCTGGACCTGGCGATCGACGGATACGGCTATCTCGAGGTGACGCTGCCCTCGGGAAGCTCGGCCTATACCCGCGACGGCGGGCTGAAACGGTCGGCCGAGGGGCAGATCGTGACCTCGGACGGCTATCCAGTCGTGCCCGGCATCACCATCCCGCCCGAGGCGCGCAGCGTCTCGATCAGCGCCTCGGGTGAGGTGAACGCCTATTTCGACGGACAGGTCGAGCCACAGAACCTGGGCCAGATCACGCTGGCCAGCTTTGTCAACGAAAAGGGCCTTGAGGCGACCGGCTCGAACCTGTTCCTCGAAACGCCGGCCTCGGGCGCTCCGATGGTGGGCACGCCGGGCGAGCAGGGGCTGGGCACGCTGCGGCAGGGTTATCTCGAGGAAAGCGCGGTCGATCCGGTGCGCGAGATATCGGAACTGATCAAGGCGCAGCGGGGATACGAGCTGAACTCCAAGGTCATCACCGCCGTGGACCAGATGCTCGGCGCAACGGTGCAGGTGCGCTGA
- a CDS encoding flagellar hook-basal body complex protein, translated as MDNAIYAALTRQSGLMREMRTVANNMANSATTGFRREGVVFSEHMTSLGQGTETLSMANARGREVDLTPGSLTTTGGRFDLALERDGFFMVQTPQGNRLTRAGAFMLSAEGELVNADGHRVLDDGEAPIALPPGTRSIGVGTDGTISADGQPVGRVGVFDQPDRSRLTHEGGTLFSAEGAAPVQDAVVRQGFLEESNVNPVLEIARMIEVQRAYELGQSFLDGEDQRIRSAITATTR; from the coding sequence ATGGACAACGCGATCTATGCCGCCCTGACCCGGCAATCGGGTCTGATGCGCGAGATGCGCACCGTTGCCAACAACATGGCCAACAGCGCCACCACCGGCTTTCGGCGCGAGGGGGTGGTCTTTTCCGAACACATGACCTCGCTCGGCCAGGGGACCGAGACCCTGTCGATGGCGAATGCGCGGGGCCGCGAGGTGGACCTGACACCCGGCAGCCTGACAACGACCGGCGGACGCTTTGACCTGGCGCTGGAGCGCGATGGCTTCTTCATGGTCCAGACGCCGCAGGGCAACCGCCTGACGCGCGCCGGCGCCTTCATGCTCTCGGCCGAGGGCGAGCTGGTGAACGCCGATGGCCACCGCGTCCTCGACGACGGCGAGGCGCCCATCGCCCTGCCGCCGGGCACACGCAGCATCGGCGTGGGCACCGACGGGACGATCTCGGCCGATGGCCAGCCGGTCGGCCGCGTGGGGGTGTTTGACCAGCCCGACCGGTCCAGGCTGACGCATGAGGGCGGGACGCTGTTCTCGGCCGAAGGCGCGGCCCCGGTGCAGGATGCCGTTGTGCGGCAGGGTTTTCTTGAAGAATCCAACGTCAATCCGGTGCTGGAAATCGCCCGCATGATCGAGGTGCAGCGCGCCTATGAACTGGGCCAGTCCTTTCTTGATGGCGAGGATCAGCGCATCCGCTCGGCCATCACCGCCACAACCCGCTGA
- a CDS encoding flagellar biosynthetic protein FliQ, translating into MDENLIFDLTRQALWIAVRMAAPLLAVALVTGIVIGLFQALTSVQEMTLTFVPKVGLMIAVFWVTMSFMTATLAGFFSDQILPLIAGG; encoded by the coding sequence ATGGATGAGAACCTGATCTTCGACCTGACCCGGCAGGCACTGTGGATCGCGGTGCGCATGGCCGCGCCGCTGCTGGCGGTGGCCCTGGTCACGGGCATCGTCATCGGCCTGTTCCAGGCCCTCACCTCGGTGCAGGAGATGACGCTGACCTTCGTGCCCAAGGTCGGCCTGATGATCGCGGTGTTCTGGGTCACGATGAGCTTCATGACCGCCACCCTGGCCGGGTTCTTTTCCGACCAGATCCTGCCGCTGATCGCGGGAGGCTAG
- a CDS encoding flagellar hook-basal body complex protein FliE yields MISLTAAALQSGTRVASAYAEARAAAAPAAAPAAPGAGTGLGAAAREFERVMDAADSAATGAMQGKADTELLVQSIAEAQMAMETAVAIRDRVVEAYQEILRMPV; encoded by the coding sequence ATGATCTCGCTTACCGCCGCCGCCCTGCAATCGGGCACACGCGTCGCCTCGGCCTATGCCGAGGCCCGGGCGGCCGCCGCGCCCGCAGCTGCGCCCGCCGCCCCCGGCGCCGGAACCGGCCTGGGCGCCGCCGCCCGCGAATTCGAACGCGTCATGGATGCCGCCGACAGCGCCGCGACAGGCGCGATGCAGGGCAAGGCCGATACCGAGCTGCTCGTCCAGTCCATCGCCGAGGCGCAGATGGCGATGGAAACCGCCGTCGCGATCCGCGACCGCGTGGTCGAGGCCTATCAGGAAATCCTGCGGATGCCGGTGTGA
- the flgC gene encoding flagellar basal body rod protein FlgC — translation MPDLTSTQISASALRAQGVRLRHIAENIANADTPGYRRKLVSFEPERDFGRNTGAVAASRTLHDRRELPEVYDPGNPMAGEDGYYLGSNVDLVVEVADAREASRSYEANLKMFEQARAMSSSLLDLIRR, via the coding sequence ATGCCGGATCTCACCTCCACCCAGATTTCCGCCTCGGCCCTGCGGGCGCAGGGTGTGCGCCTGCGTCACATCGCGGAAAACATCGCCAATGCCGACACGCCCGGCTATCGCCGCAAGCTGGTCAGCTTTGAGCCCGAGCGCGATTTTGGCCGCAATACGGGCGCGGTGGCGGCAAGCCGGACGCTGCATGACCGGCGCGAGCTGCCCGAGGTCTATGACCCGGGCAACCCGATGGCGGGCGAGGACGGCTACTATCTGGGCTCGAATGTCGATCTCGTGGTCGAGGTCGCTGACGCGCGCGAGGCGAGCCGCAGCTATGAGGCCAATCTGAAGATGTTCGAACAGGCGCGGGCCATGTCGTCCTCGCTGCTCGATCTCATCCGCCGCTGA
- a CDS encoding FlgB family protein, with protein sequence MFGQIDSMRMARELGAHAALRQRVIAANVANADTPGYRAQDLRGFAQTYRDSPAIGLRTTRPDHVSAGDWGSAQGARIDAGGEPAPNGNTVSIEDELVRAAEARREFDLSLSVFQSGMIMLRTAIGRRG encoded by the coding sequence TTGTTCGGACAGATCGACAGCATGCGGATGGCACGAGAGCTTGGCGCCCACGCCGCGCTGCGCCAGCGCGTCATTGCCGCCAATGTCGCCAATGCGGATACGCCCGGATACCGGGCGCAGGATCTGCGCGGCTTTGCGCAAACCTATCGCGACAGCCCCGCCATCGGGCTGCGGACCACGCGGCCTGATCATGTATCGGCCGGCGACTGGGGCAGCGCGCAGGGCGCGCGAATCGATGCGGGGGGCGAGCCGGCGCCGAACGGCAACACCGTCTCGATCGAGGATGAACTTGTCCGCGCCGCCGAGGCGCGGCGCGAATTCGACCTGTCCTTGTCCGTGTTCCAATCGGGAATGATCATGCTGCGGACCGCCATCGGGCGGCGCGGCTGA
- a CDS encoding FliI/YscN family ATPase: MESIAARIRSLRIGRHFGRVLAIRAGVVEVGGLVHAASVGDRVGFLQGALAGEIIGLTADSAQVLTEGPADGLSIGSAVELLFRPTLAPCDGWIGRIIDPLGKPLDGRPLPSGHAERRYRAPAPPAASRRRLGERLDTGLAVFDTLLPIVRGQRIGLFAGSGVGKSTLLSALARGVTADVVVIAMIGERGRELREFVESTLGPQGMARAVVVAATSDQSPLMRRRCAWAAMAVAEHFRDAGRHVLFLADSITRFAEAHREIALASGESPSYRGFPPSTSQMIMALAERSGPGPEGAGDITAIFSVLVAGSDMEEPVADILRGVLDGHVVLDRAIAERGRFPAVDVLRSVSRSLPHAATAAENAMIGRARAALGLYAESELMIKAGLYAAGSDPRLDEAVQLWPALDGFAARTAPTAADSFNLLADALAGGARRAAR, from the coding sequence ATCGAATCGATTGCCGCACGCATCCGCAGCCTGCGCATCGGCCGGCATTTCGGGCGCGTGCTGGCGATCCGGGCCGGCGTGGTCGAGGTGGGGGGGCTGGTCCACGCGGCCTCGGTCGGGGACCGGGTCGGTTTCCTTCAGGGGGCGCTGGCGGGCGAGATCATCGGGCTGACGGCCGATTCGGCGCAGGTGCTGACCGAAGGCCCCGCCGACGGGCTGTCCATCGGCTCGGCCGTGGAACTGCTGTTCCGCCCCACGCTTGCGCCCTGCGACGGCTGGATCGGGCGGATCATCGACCCGCTGGGCAAGCCGCTGGACGGCCGCCCGCTGCCCTCGGGCCATGCCGAACGGCGCTACCGCGCGCCCGCGCCCCCCGCGGCCTCGCGCCGGCGCCTGGGCGAGCGGCTCGATACGGGCCTTGCGGTGTTCGACACGCTGCTGCCGATCGTGCGCGGCCAGCGGATCGGGCTTTTCGCCGGCTCAGGGGTGGGGAAATCGACCCTGCTGTCGGCCCTGGCGCGGGGTGTGACGGCGGATGTCGTCGTCATCGCCATGATCGGCGAGCGGGGGCGGGAGCTGCGTGAATTCGTCGAATCAACCCTGGGGCCGCAGGGAATGGCGCGCGCGGTCGTGGTGGCGGCGACCTCGGACCAGTCGCCCCTGATGCGGCGGCGCTGTGCCTGGGCCGCGATGGCGGTGGCCGAACATTTCCGCGATGCCGGCCGGCACGTGCTGTTCCTGGCCGATTCGATCACCCGCTTTGCCGAGGCACACCGGGAAATCGCGCTCGCCTCGGGCGAATCGCCCAGCTATCGCGGCTTTCCCCCCTCGACCTCGCAGATGATCATGGCGCTCGCCGAACGGTCTGGTCCCGGCCCTGAGGGCGCGGGCGACATTACGGCGATCTTCAGCGTGCTGGTTGCCGGATCGGACATGGAGGAGCCGGTCGCCGACATCCTGCGCGGGGTGCTGGACGGGCATGTGGTGCTAGACCGCGCCATCGCCGAGCGCGGGCGCTTTCCTGCGGTCGATGTCCTGCGTTCGGTATCCCGGTCATTGCCCCATGCCGCCACGGCGGCGGAAAACGCGATGATCGGCCGGGCGCGCGCGGCGCTGGGGCTTTATGCGGAATCCGAACTGATGATCAAGGCAGGGCTGTATGCCGCCGGGTCCGATCCGCGGCTGGACGAGGCGGTGCAGCTTTGGCCCGCACTGGACGGCTTTGCCGCGCGGACGGCGCCCACGGCGGCGGACAGCTTCAACCTGCTTGCCGATGCCCTGGCGGGCGGGGCCCGGCGCGCGGCCAGATAG
- a CDS encoding YsnF/AvaK domain-containing protein, translated as MTTTTEREITAQENLVSEQSQVIPVVEEFAHVSVARRETGGVRVTVTTDEVEEPHDVELSSQRVEVTRHSVGREIDAMPEPREEGDFLILPVVEERAVIVTKLFLTEEIHIRRTRLTEMVSVPVTLRRQHAVVEQLEPGSADLGLAHTGPNDPDL; from the coding sequence ATGACCACGACGACGGAGCGCGAGATCACCGCTCAAGAGAATCTTGTTTCCGAACAATCACAAGTCATCCCCGTTGTCGAGGAGTTCGCGCATGTATCGGTCGCCCGTCGTGAAACGGGCGGTGTCCGGGTCACGGTTACGACCGACGAGGTCGAGGAACCGCATGATGTCGAACTGTCCTCGCAGCGCGTCGAGGTCACCCGTCATTCTGTCGGCCGGGAAATCGACGCCATGCCCGAACCGCGCGAGGAGGGCGACTTTCTGATTCTTCCCGTGGTCGAGGAACGCGCGGTCATCGTGACCAAGCTGTTCCTGACCGAGGAAATCCACATTCGCCGGACACGCCTGACCGAAATGGTCAGCGTCCCGGTGACCCTGCGCCGCCAGCATGCCGTGGTCGAGCAGTTGGAACCCGGCTCCGCCGACCTCGGGCTGGCACATACCGGACCGAACGATCCCGACCTTTGA
- a CDS encoding YsnF/AvaK domain-containing protein, producing MAMETMNTGTFRTLSAMFDTRAEADRAVAALSAAGIADAVLTGGENPGYGSVPRDNRDADKGFFESIGDFFFPEEDRYAYAEGLSRGGYLVTVSNLSDSQYATALDILDDEGAVDLDQREAEWRSEGWSGYDRTATETATRAMDRDTLAAPTMEGDLNNDGTIDVVEERMLVSKREAEAGRVRVRSYVREIPVEQSVELRSERVNIERRPVDRPATGAEFGERTIEAREYVETPVVSKDARVVEEINLNKDVESHVETVRDTVRKTEVEIEDERTGTIRTDRDTDLNNR from the coding sequence ATGGCCATGGAAACCATGAACACCGGAACCTTCCGCACCCTGTCGGCGATGTTCGACACCCGCGCCGAGGCTGACCGCGCCGTTGCCGCCCTGTCGGCTGCCGGCATTGCCGATGCCGTTCTGACCGGCGGCGAGAACCCGGGCTATGGCAGCGTGCCCCGCGACAACCGTGACGCCGACAAGGGCTTCTTTGAATCGATCGGCGATTTCTTCTTTCCCGAAGAAGACCGCTATGCTTATGCCGAAGGGCTGAGCCGCGGGGGTTATCTGGTCACCGTGTCGAACCTGTCCGACAGCCAGTATGCAACCGCTCTGGACATTCTCGACGACGAAGGCGCCGTCGACCTGGACCAGCGCGAGGCGGAATGGCGCAGCGAAGGCTGGTCGGGCTATGACCGGACGGCGACGGAAACCGCGACCCGCGCCATGGACCGCGACACACTCGCCGCTCCGACGATGGAAGGCGATCTGAACAATGACGGCACCATTGATGTCGTCGAGGAACGCATGCTCGTGTCCAAGCGCGAGGCCGAGGCCGGCCGCGTCCGCGTGCGGTCCTATGTCCGCGAAATTCCGGTCGAGCAGTCGGTCGAGCTGCGTTCGGAGCGCGTGAACATCGAGCGCCGTCCCGTTGACCGTCCCGCGACCGGCGCTGAATTCGGCGAGCGCACCATCGAGGCGCGCGAATACGTGGAAACCCCGGTCGTGTCCAAGGACGCCCGCGTCGTCGAGGAAATCAACCTCAACAAGGACGTGGAGAGCCATGTCGAAACGGTCCGCGACACCGTTCGCAAGACCGAGGTCGAGATCGAGGACGAGCGCACCGGCACCATCCGCACGGACCGCGACACCGACCTGAACAACCGCTGA